The Coraliomargarita parva sequence CTTCTGTATGTAGCTCATGACGCGCGGAAAGCCTCCAGTGACTCTCTGAGTTGCTTCGGGTTGGCAATCGAACCAAGGCCGTTTTCAAGTGCCATTAGGATATTTGCGGCAGCGTGAGCCAGATCATGCCCGGCTTTCTCGATTCTGAGTAGTTTCCCGGCACGAATAGCCGACATTTCAACGCGCAAATCGGAATATTTGACGTTTCCGTGTTCGTCTGCGTCTTGCAGATCGTAAACGGCTGTATATCCGCCTGATTCGTCTTGAATGTCGTAGGCGTCACTGTTGCAGCATTTTTCGCGGAAAGTGACAGCTTCGTGATAGTTCATCCCGGAGTGCAAAATTTCTCCGGTTTCGCGGTCGATGATACAATAGCTCATTGCGCATCCTCCGCGTTGTGGTCCGCTATGTAATCATCGCAGGCCTGAGTATAGCCAATGTCGTAGGCATCAAAAAACGCCTTTTTTGCTTCGTTGGCGTTCAGCAATCGGCACAATCCCCAGCCAAGCGAGAAGGCCGCAAAAATTGGTAGAATCTCAATCATTTTGCGGCTCATCAGCGATTGCGGCGGCATTGGCCGCGCGGTTTTCCGGGTGTCCGTGAATCTCGCAGATGACTTCCTGCCAGCCGTTTTGCTGTTCTGGAGCCAATACCCCCGAAAGCGTTCAACCGGGTTTGTCTTGCCTGCAACGCAATCGAACGTATGAGAAACCGACCAAGGGCCTTTTGAGGCTGGGATTTCTACGTTTTCCGTCTTAGTATGGGGACTATTCATTGTTTTTATGGTTTTGTGTTCAGTGAAGCGGGCTGATTACCCGCAAAAATTGTGGCCGCATCTGCCGAAGTCCCCACAACGGCAAATGCGGCCATTTCCTAAAGCGTTGACTAGCAACGACTTGCAAATCGCACGCACAATATATATTATGTCTAATTGCGAATTTTGGGAATAAGGCGGATTCCCTGTAACGTGGCGGTTTAATTTTAACGTCTGAATGCTTAGAACGATTGACGGCCTCTATCCTGCTGGCTGATTGTGCTGCACATCGAAATGAACAAGGCTCCTCTATACAACTGGCTTGATACACGCGCCTCCGGTGTCCTACTGCATCTCAGTTCGCTACCATCTGAAAGCGGAATTGGGAACCTGGGCGCAGGTGCCCACCGATTTGTCGATTTCCTTAAAGAGGCCGACATGCGTATCTGGCAACTATGTCCCCTTGGGCCGACTGGATACGGTGACTCTCCCTACCAATGCTTTTCAGCCTTCGCCGGGAACCCTTATTTCATCGACCTGGCCCCATTCCTTGAGGATGGCCTGCTTTTAGATGCCGAATATGAAAGCTTGCGCTGCTTGCCCCGCGATCATGTCGACTACGGTACCTTGTACCAGATCTTCTGGCCCATCATGCTTGAGGTCTATACCCGCTTCGAAAAATCCGGCGCCAAATCGTTTCGCGACTACGGGCCTTTGTCTCAGTTTACCAAGGCTCAATCCCACTGGCTGCCGGATTATGTCCAATTCATGGGACTAAAGGCGCATTTCGACGGCAAGTGCTGGTTGGAATGGCCGGCGACCTACCGGAATATAGAGAAAGCACGTGCCGCCGGTATGCCTGCGGATGCCCAACATCTGGCAGATGCTCATGTCTTCTTCCAGTACGTATTCTACGCACAACTCGCGAAACTCCGCGAATATGCCGGCACCCATGGTGTCGAGATCATGGGCGACGTGCCGATTTTCGTGGCCATGGATAGCGCGGACGTCTGGTCGCACCCCGAATTGTTCCAGTTGAACAAGGACTTCTCCCCCAAGGCCGTTGCCGGCGTGCCTCCCGACTATTTTTCGGCCGATGGCCAGCTCTGGGGCAATCCGCTCTACGAGTGGTCGGTCCATCAAGAAAGCGGCTTTGGCTGGTGGCTGGAGCGCATCCGCAGCAACTTGGAGTTTTACGACATCGTCCGGCTCGATCACTTCAGGGGTTTCGAATCTTACTGGTCCGTTCCGGCCAAGGATACGACCGCGCGCAACGGCAAATGGATCCATGCCCCCGGCCTGGAATTGTTCAGCGAGATACGTTCCGAATTTCCTGAAGCCAAGCTTGTCGCCGAAGACCTTGGGGAGATTACGGACGATGTCCGCGCCCTGCTCGAGTCGACCGGCCTGCCCGGTATGGCAGTGCTCCAGTTTGCCTTCGGAGACGATGCGGACAATGCGTATTTGCCTCACAACTACAACCGGAACTGCGTCACCTACACCGGGACCCACGACAATGACACGAGCCACGGGTGGTACCGTCAGGTCGATGCGATGACGCAGGACCATGTGCGTCGCTATCTCGGCATCTCGGGCGATCATATTTCCTGGGACCTGATCCGTGCGGCCATCAAGTCCAGCGCGCATCTCGCCGTGATTCCGCTCCAGGACTTGATGAGTTTAGGGAGCGAGGGGCGACTCAACACGCCCGGCGCGGCCATGGGCAACTGGCAATGGCGCTATATGGGCGACCAACTGGAACAGCTCATACAGGACAGCGCGCACTATATCCGCGAGTTGATTGCCCTCTACGGGCGATAGCCCGGTCAGATCCAGCCCAACAGGAAGACCAGCGACCAGCCCCAGAGGCGCGGGCGGTTCGTCAGAACCAGGCGGCGACAAATATCGCAGTCCCCTTCCCCGTTCGCGACAAGTCGATGCAGGGGCATGGACACCCGAAAGCTGAGGTACCAGCAAACCGCCACTAATGCGATCGAGACGACCTCGGTCCAAGTCGCACCGTCGGATAGAAGTTGCAGGCTTAGGATGCCGGCTTGCGCGCACATCAACAGGCCGACGAAGGGAGTCATCCGTTTCAAGTAGATCCGGTGCCATGATTCGCGCCGTGTGCCCTCTACCACGGCAAAAGAGGGATAAATGATGGATTGCACCAGGTACAAAAGGACCAGCAAGCCAAAGTCGACCATGTGCCGTAGGACAAAAAGATGTGACTCCATTACTTTCGTTATATTGCAGGTCCGCTCTCAAAATACCAGCTTGTAGCTTCACCGCTACGAGTATGTGATCGGCCTGACAGCATGCGTTGAGAATGGTGGTGAAACTCATATTGATCGGAGGGCCTTCCGGGGCGGGAAAAACAACCGTTGCCACCGCATTGATTGAAGCCCTGGGCCAGGAGGCCTGCCACCTGCTATCGCTCGACAACTATTATGCCGACCTGAGCCATCTCAGCATCGAGGCGCGGCAACGCTATAATTATGACCAACCGACGGCCTGGGAGCGAGATCGCTTGGTGCGC is a genomic window containing:
- the malQ gene encoding 4-alpha-glucanotransferase, with product MNKAPLYNWLDTRASGVLLHLSSLPSESGIGNLGAGAHRFVDFLKEADMRIWQLCPLGPTGYGDSPYQCFSAFAGNPYFIDLAPFLEDGLLLDAEYESLRCLPRDHVDYGTLYQIFWPIMLEVYTRFEKSGAKSFRDYGPLSQFTKAQSHWLPDYVQFMGLKAHFDGKCWLEWPATYRNIEKARAAGMPADAQHLADAHVFFQYVFYAQLAKLREYAGTHGVEIMGDVPIFVAMDSADVWSHPELFQLNKDFSPKAVAGVPPDYFSADGQLWGNPLYEWSVHQESGFGWWLERIRSNLEFYDIVRLDHFRGFESYWSVPAKDTTARNGKWIHAPGLELFSEIRSEFPEAKLVAEDLGEITDDVRALLESTGLPGMAVLQFAFGDDADNAYLPHNYNRNCVTYTGTHDNDTSHGWYRQVDAMTQDHVRRYLGISGDHISWDLIRAAIKSSAHLAVIPLQDLMSLGSEGRLNTPGAAMGNWQWRYMGDQLEQLIQDSAHYIRELIALYGR